A region from the Oryzias latipes chromosome 20, ASM223467v1 genome encodes:
- the eif2s3 gene encoding eukaryotic translation initiation factor 2 subunit 3: protein MAGDESGSTLGQPHLAKQDLNTLNVSTLTPLSPEIISRQATINIGTIGHVAHGKSTVVKAISGVHTVRFKNELERNITIKLGYANAKVYKLDDPSCPRPECYRSCGSSTPDEFPTDIPGTKGHFKLVRHVSFVDCPGHDILMATMLNGAAVMDAALLLIAGNESCPQPQTSEHLAAIEIMKLKHILILQNKIDLVKESQAKEQHEQILAFVQGTVAEGAPIIPISAQLKYNIEVVCEYIVKKIPVPVRDFISEPRLIVIRSFDVNKPGCEVDDLKGGVAGGSILKGVLKVGQEIEVRPGIVSKDQEGKLMCKPIFSKIVSLFAEHNDLQYAAPGGLIGVGTKIDPTLCRADRMVGQVLGAVGALPEIFTELEISYFLLRRLLGVRTEGDKKAAKVQKLSKNEVLMVNIGSLSTGGRVSAVKADLAKIVLTNPVCTEVGEKIALSRRVEKHWRLIGWGQIRRGVTITPTVDDD, encoded by the exons ATGGCGGGTGATGAAAGCGGTTCGACGCTCGGGCAGCCTCACCTGGCTAAACAGGACCTCAACACTTTG AATGTGTCCACCCTGACGCCCCTCTCTCCAGAGATCATCAGCAGACAGGCCACCATCAACATCG GCACCATTGGTCATGTGGCCCATGGAAAGTCCACGGTGGTGAAAGCCATTTCTGGAGTTCACACCGTCCGCTTCAAGAACGAGCTGGAGAGGAACATCACCATCAAGTTAGGATATGCCAACGCGAAG GTCTACAAGCTGGACGACCCCAGCTGTCCCAGACCGGAGTGCTATCGGTCATGTGGCAGCAGCACTCCGGATGAGTTTCCCACAGACATCCCAGGAACCAAAGGACACTTCAAGCTGGTCAG GCACGTGTCATTCGTGGACTGTCCCGGTCACGACATTTTGATGGCGACCATGTTGAACGGCGCCGCGGTCATGGACGCAGCTCTGCTGCTGATCG CGGGGAACGAGTCGTGTCCTCAGCCTCAGACGTCGGAGCATCTGGCTGCCATAGAGATCATGAAGCTGAAGCATATCCTGATCCTGCAGAACAAGATCGACCTGGTGAAGGAGAGCCAGGCTAAGGAGCAGCACGAGCAGATCCTGGCCTTCGTGCAGG GCACAGTAGCTGAGGGCGCCCCCATCATTCCCATCTCAGCCCAGCTCAAGTACAACATCGAGGTGGTCTGTGAGTACATCGTGAAGAAGATCCCAGTTCCCGTCAGAGACTTCATCTCCGAGCCCAGACTCATCG TCATCAGATCTTTTGACGTGAACAAGCCCGGCTGCGAGGTGGACGATCTGAAAGGAGGCGTGGCCGGAGGAAGCATCCTGAAGGGAGTCCTGAAG GTCGGCCAGGAGATCGAGGTGCGGCCGGGAATCGTCTCCAAAGACCAGGAAGGAAAGCTGATGTGCAAACCCATCTTCTCCAAGATCGTGTCTCTGTTCGCTGAACACAACGACCTGCAGTACGCCGCGCCCGGAGGCCTGATAG GTGTGGGCACAAAGATCGACCCGACGCTGTGCCGGGCTGACCGCATGGTCGGCCAGGTTCTGGGGGCTGTTGGCGCGCTGCCTGAGATCTTCACGGAGCTGGAGATCTCCTACTTCCTGCTCAGAAGGCTGCTGGGAGTGCGCACAGAAGGGGACAAGAAAGCAGCCAAG GTCCAGAAACTGTCCAAAAACGAGGTTCTGATGGTGAACATCGGCTCGCTGTCAACAGGTGGGCGTGTCAGCGCCGTCAAGGCCGATCTGGCCAAGATCGTCCTCACCAACCCCGTGTGCACGGAGGTGGGGGAGAAGATCGCTCTGAGTCGGCGTGTGGAGAAACACTGGCG TCTGATTGGTTGGGGGCAGATCAGAAGGGGCGTGACCATCACACCCACAGTGGACGACGACTGA
- the lrrc34 gene encoding leucine-rich repeat-containing protein 34 isoform X1: MAADTTVNKTFAAFYQEFCVQLKININKDVLEILDKTFKSGSVCLSRTFTLDLPGNGGRRAQRLEDEDVLVLSKCLQNDGRVTGLDVSYNNISDGGAKHLADALQLSSSALKFLDLKFNNIQADGAEFLANSLKSNSSLLSLSLSGNRFGDRGGVSMSRMLQVNSTLQMLQLSDCNLADRSVAALGAALNRNTALQALDISRPLLFSRQEEWAVHFSQMLTVNCSLLELHLGRMGLTDSGMETLAEGLTRNRSLRYLDLRCNRVTRDGAHHLAEVLKQSKTLEIIDLSSNRIEDEGAVHLSEAMATHGCSLKELSVCRNCIRTEGLLSLAQAVKHNQSLTHIYVWGNRLDEPVCQVFSELISSGRLLPEHTDVSPYQVDGRLFLAQVFQGLRKQICCIDRDHKRT, encoded by the exons ATGGCTGCAGACACAACTGTAAACAAAACTTTTGCCGCTTTTTACCAAGAGTTTTGTGTTCAGCTCAAAATCAACATTAACAAAGATGTTTTAGAAATTCTAGATAAGACATTTAAATCCGG GAGCGTCTGCTTGTCCAGGACCTTCACATTAGATCTGCCCGGAAACGGAGGAAGACGAGCTCAGAGGCTGGAGGATGAAGATGTTCTGGTTCTCTCAAAGTGTCTGCAGAACGACGGGAGGGTGACGG GCCTGGATGTGAGCTACAACAACATCAGCGATGGAGGGGCCAAACACCTGGCTGACGCTTTACAG CTCAGCAGTTCGGCTCTGAAGTTTCTGGATCTGAAGTTTAACAACATCCAGGCAGACGGAGCAGAATTCCTCGCCAACAGCCTGAAG AGCAACAGCAGCCTGCTGTCTCTCAGCCTGTCGGGGAACCGGTTCGGGGACAGAGGGGGAGTGAGCATGTCCCGCATGCTGCAGGTCAACAGCACGCTGCAGATGCTGCAGCTGTCTGACTGCAACCTG GCAGATCGGAGCGTGGCGGCGCTCGGCGCGGCGTTGAACCGTAACACAGCTCTCCAGGCCCTCGACATCAGCCGGCCTTTGCTCTTCAGTCGGCAG GAGGAGTGGGCGGTGCACTTCTCCCAGATGCTGACAGTGAACTGCAGCCTGCTGGAGCTCCACCTGGGGAGGATGGGGCTGACGGACAGCGGCATGGAGACGCTAGCTGAGGGTCTGACACGGAACCGCAGCCTGCGCTACCTGGACCTGCGCTG CAACCGCGTGACCCGTGACGGCGCACACCATCTGGCTGAAGTGCTGAAGCAGAGTAAGACCCTGGAGATCATCGATCTGTCGTCTAACAGGATAGAAGACGAAGGCGCCGTTCACCTGAGCGAGGCGATGGCCACGCATGGCTGCTCCCTGAAGGA actgtctgtctgcaggaacTGCATCAGGACGGAGGGCCTGCTGTCTTTGGCTCAGGCCGTGAAACACAACCAGAGTCTCACACACATCTACGTCTGGGGAAACCGCTTGGATGAGCCAGTCTGTCAG GTCTTCTCCGAGCTCATCTCCAGCGGCCGCCTGCTGCCCGAGCACACGGACGTCAGCCCCTACCAGGTGGACGGACGGCTTTTCCTCGCTCAGGTCTTCCAGGGTCTAAGGAAACAGATTTGCTGCATCGACCGTGACCACAAACGCACCTGA
- the lrrc34 gene encoding leucine-rich repeat-containing protein 34 isoform X2 produces the protein MAADTTVNKTFAAFYQEFCVQLKININKDVLEILDKTFKSGSVCLSRTFTLDLPGNGGRRAQRLEDEDVLVLSKCLQNDGRVTGLDVSYNNISDGGAKHLADALQLSSSALKFLDLKFNNIQADGAEFLANSLKSNSSLLSLSLSGNRFGDRGGVSMSRMLQVNSTLQMLQLSDCNLADRSVAALGAALNRNTALQALDISRPLLFSRQEEWAVHFSQMLTVNCSLLELHLGRMGLTDSGMETLAEGLTRNRSLRYLDLRCNRVTRDGAHHLAEVLKQSKTLEIIDLSSNRIEDEGAVHLSEAMATHGCSLKDAGSLCVCQTVCLQELHQDGGPAVFGSGRETQPESHTHLRLGKPLG, from the exons ATGGCTGCAGACACAACTGTAAACAAAACTTTTGCCGCTTTTTACCAAGAGTTTTGTGTTCAGCTCAAAATCAACATTAACAAAGATGTTTTAGAAATTCTAGATAAGACATTTAAATCCGG GAGCGTCTGCTTGTCCAGGACCTTCACATTAGATCTGCCCGGAAACGGAGGAAGACGAGCTCAGAGGCTGGAGGATGAAGATGTTCTGGTTCTCTCAAAGTGTCTGCAGAACGACGGGAGGGTGACGG GCCTGGATGTGAGCTACAACAACATCAGCGATGGAGGGGCCAAACACCTGGCTGACGCTTTACAG CTCAGCAGTTCGGCTCTGAAGTTTCTGGATCTGAAGTTTAACAACATCCAGGCAGACGGAGCAGAATTCCTCGCCAACAGCCTGAAG AGCAACAGCAGCCTGCTGTCTCTCAGCCTGTCGGGGAACCGGTTCGGGGACAGAGGGGGAGTGAGCATGTCCCGCATGCTGCAGGTCAACAGCACGCTGCAGATGCTGCAGCTGTCTGACTGCAACCTG GCAGATCGGAGCGTGGCGGCGCTCGGCGCGGCGTTGAACCGTAACACAGCTCTCCAGGCCCTCGACATCAGCCGGCCTTTGCTCTTCAGTCGGCAG GAGGAGTGGGCGGTGCACTTCTCCCAGATGCTGACAGTGAACTGCAGCCTGCTGGAGCTCCACCTGGGGAGGATGGGGCTGACGGACAGCGGCATGGAGACGCTAGCTGAGGGTCTGACACGGAACCGCAGCCTGCGCTACCTGGACCTGCGCTG CAACCGCGTGACCCGTGACGGCGCACACCATCTGGCTGAAGTGCTGAAGCAGAGTAAGACCCTGGAGATCATCGATCTGTCGTCTAACAGGATAGAAGACGAAGGCGCCGTTCACCTGAGCGAGGCGATGGCCACGCATGGCTGCTCCCTGAAGGA CGCTGGCTCGCTGTGTGTCTGTCAGactgtctgtctgcaggaacTGCATCAGGACGGAGGGCCTGCTGTCTTTGGCTCAGGCCGTGAAACACAACCAGAGTCTCACACACATCTACGTCTGGGGAAACCGCTTGGATGA
- the lrrc31 gene encoding leucine-rich repeat-containing protein 31 isoform X1 has product MEAADNPQGRDGASQRRSPLDVLMSQIRKKRSDRKPLGRFLSWTSERTGIPEDEPDCREENRPSPAPAEGEGDVGWGRVCAFLQKLGRKADSRSLSLSHCDLTATDLLELASLLQSLPQLEEVDVSWNDLIGGSLTAITSHFQLVGGVRTLRLCGCRLDGEDAAALGEALACIPLLEILDLSWNGGVGGGALQNLLGKLQPPLRELHLVACQLTDADSSALGGMVATLPRLCVLDVSCNPQLSEDSNGVGFRQFAAALSKATPLTTLRLQACGLTADSLAALSASLCSLPSLRELDLSCNKHLSGGLSHLTFHLAHVAHLESLDLHLCALTRADLEALIQALPTLTALTQLDLSSNMEVGGVVHPLVSSLPLTQMRRLPLNSCSLSQESFTALTLAVPHLRSVDVSWCKVVGGRLALLLDALQPSVIVELRLSSCRLSADDLHHLAAVCRRGSLSSLRVLDLSYNDSVADDGWSAVFAAGGLASLEDLDLSLRPSASASCSAWLPALIHALPQMPALTRLALQRWTATSQERRRLIHGTKTRALLVDWDSDTTDSTFQSSGHDTPEE; this is encoded by the exons ATGGAAGCTGCAG ATAATCCACAGGGGCGAGATGGTGCCAGTCAGAGGCGCTCCCCCCTCGATGTCCTCATGAGTCAGATCCGGAAGAAGCGCTCAGACAGGAAGCCACTGGGTCGCTTCTTGTCCTGGACCTCAGAGCGGACCGGGATCCCTGAGGATGAGCCGGACTGCAGAGAGGAAAACCGACCGAGTCCAG CACCTGCAGAGGGCGAGGGGGACGTGGGCTGGGGGCGAGTGTGCGCTTTCCTACAGAAGCTGGGGAGGAAAGCCGACAGTCGGAGCCTGAGCCTGAGCCACTGTGACCTGACGGCCACAGACCTGCTGGAGCTCG CATCTTTGCTGCAGTCGCTCCCGCAGCTTGAGGAGGTGGATGTGTCCTGGAATGACCTGATTGGTGGAAGCCTGACAGCAATAACCTCACACTTCCAGCTGGTGGGCGGGGTCAGGACGCTGAGGCTCTGCGGCTGCAGGCTGGATGgggaggatgcagcggctctgG gggAAGCTCTCGCCTGCATTCCTCTGTTGGAGATCCTTGATTTGTCCTGGAACGGTGGTGTTGGAGGTGGTGCTCTGCAAAACCTGCTGGGAAAACTGCAGCCTCCTCTGAgagagctccacctagtggcctgTCAGCTTACAGACGCAGATTCCTCAGCATTAG GGGGAATGGTGGCCACTCTTCCCAGACTCTGCGTTCTGGACGTCTCCTGTAACCCCCAGCTGTCAGAGGATTCAAACGGCGTGGGCTTCCGTCAGTTTGCAGCCGCCCTTTCCAAGGCCACGCCCCTCACCACACTCCGCCTACAGGCTTGTGGCCTGACTGCAGACAGTCTTGCTGCTCTCA GCGCCTCCCTCTGCAGCCTCCCCTCCCTGCGAGAGCTAGACCTGTCCTGCAACAAGCACCTGTCCGGAGGCCTGAGCCACCTCACCTTCCACCTGGCTCACGTGGCTCACCTGGAGAGCCTGGACCTGCACCTGTGTGCTCTGACGCGCGCCGACCTGGAGGCTTTGA TCCAGGCGCTGCCCACCCTGACGGCGCTGACGCAGCTCGACCTGTCGTCCAACATGGAGGTGGGGGGCGTGGTCCATCCACTGGTCTCCTCCCTCCCCCTGACCCAAATGAGGCGGCTGCCGCTCAACAGCTGCAGCCTGAGCCAGGAGTCCTTCACTGCTCTGA ctcTGGCAGTGCCTCACCTGCGCAGCGTGGACGTGTCCTGGTGTAAAGTGGTCGGCGGTCGCCTGGCGCTGCTGCTGGACGCGCTGCAGCCGTCTGTCATCGTGGAGCTCCGCCTCAGCAGCTGCAGGCTCAGCGCAGACGACCTGCATCACCTCG CTGCAGTCTGCAGGCGAGGCTCTCTGTCCTCTCTGAGAGTTCTGGATCTGTCCTACAACGACTCGGTGGCGGACGACGGCTGGTCCGCCGTGTTCGCAGCGGGAGGTCTGGCTTCGCTGGAGGACCTGGACCTCAGTCTGAGGCCTTCGGCGTCTGCTTCCTGCAGCGCCTGGCTCCCCGCTCTGATCCACGCCCTGCCTCAAATGCCGGCGCTGACCCGGCTGGCGCTGCAGCGGTGGACCGCCACGTCTCAGGAGAGACGGAGGCTTATCCACGGCACGAAGACGAGAGCTCTCCTGGTGGATTGGGATTCAGACACGACAGACTCAACGTTCCAGTCAAGTGGTCATGACACGCCTGAGGAGTGA
- the lrrc31 gene encoding leucine-rich repeat-containing protein 31 isoform X2: protein MEAADNPQGRDGASQRRSPLDVLMSQIRKKRSDRKPLGRFLSWTSERTGIPEDEPDCREENRPSPAPAEGEGDVGWGRVCAFLQKLGRKADSRSLSLSHCDLTATDLLELASLLQSLPQLEEVDVSWNDLIGGSLTAITSHFQLVGGVRTLRLCGCRLDGEDAAALGASLCSLPSLRELDLSCNKHLSGGLSHLTFHLAHVAHLESLDLHLCALTRADLEALIQALPTLTALTQLDLSSNMEVGGVVHPLVSSLPLTQMRRLPLNSCSLSQESFTALTLAVPHLRSVDVSWCKVVGGRLALLLDALQPSVIVELRLSSCRLSADDLHHLAAVCRRGSLSSLRVLDLSYNDSVADDGWSAVFAAGGLASLEDLDLSLRPSASASCSAWLPALIHALPQMPALTRLALQRWTATSQERRRLIHGTKTRALLVDWDSDTTDSTFQSSGHDTPEE, encoded by the exons ATGGAAGCTGCAG ATAATCCACAGGGGCGAGATGGTGCCAGTCAGAGGCGCTCCCCCCTCGATGTCCTCATGAGTCAGATCCGGAAGAAGCGCTCAGACAGGAAGCCACTGGGTCGCTTCTTGTCCTGGACCTCAGAGCGGACCGGGATCCCTGAGGATGAGCCGGACTGCAGAGAGGAAAACCGACCGAGTCCAG CACCTGCAGAGGGCGAGGGGGACGTGGGCTGGGGGCGAGTGTGCGCTTTCCTACAGAAGCTGGGGAGGAAAGCCGACAGTCGGAGCCTGAGCCTGAGCCACTGTGACCTGACGGCCACAGACCTGCTGGAGCTCG CATCTTTGCTGCAGTCGCTCCCGCAGCTTGAGGAGGTGGATGTGTCCTGGAATGACCTGATTGGTGGAAGCCTGACAGCAATAACCTCACACTTCCAGCTGGTGGGCGGGGTCAGGACGCTGAGGCTCTGCGGCTGCAGGCTGGATGgggaggatgcagcggctctgG GCGCCTCCCTCTGCAGCCTCCCCTCCCTGCGAGAGCTAGACCTGTCCTGCAACAAGCACCTGTCCGGAGGCCTGAGCCACCTCACCTTCCACCTGGCTCACGTGGCTCACCTGGAGAGCCTGGACCTGCACCTGTGTGCTCTGACGCGCGCCGACCTGGAGGCTTTGA TCCAGGCGCTGCCCACCCTGACGGCGCTGACGCAGCTCGACCTGTCGTCCAACATGGAGGTGGGGGGCGTGGTCCATCCACTGGTCTCCTCCCTCCCCCTGACCCAAATGAGGCGGCTGCCGCTCAACAGCTGCAGCCTGAGCCAGGAGTCCTTCACTGCTCTGA ctcTGGCAGTGCCTCACCTGCGCAGCGTGGACGTGTCCTGGTGTAAAGTGGTCGGCGGTCGCCTGGCGCTGCTGCTGGACGCGCTGCAGCCGTCTGTCATCGTGGAGCTCCGCCTCAGCAGCTGCAGGCTCAGCGCAGACGACCTGCATCACCTCG CTGCAGTCTGCAGGCGAGGCTCTCTGTCCTCTCTGAGAGTTCTGGATCTGTCCTACAACGACTCGGTGGCGGACGACGGCTGGTCCGCCGTGTTCGCAGCGGGAGGTCTGGCTTCGCTGGAGGACCTGGACCTCAGTCTGAGGCCTTCGGCGTCTGCTTCCTGCAGCGCCTGGCTCCCCGCTCTGATCCACGCCCTGCCTCAAATGCCGGCGCTGACCCGGCTGGCGCTGCAGCGGTGGACCGCCACGTCTCAGGAGAGACGGAGGCTTATCCACGGCACGAAGACGAGAGCTCTCCTGGTGGATTGGGATTCAGACACGACAGACTCAACGTTCCAGTCAAGTGGTCATGACACGCCTGAGGAGTGA